The sequence below is a genomic window from Colias croceus chromosome 11, ilColCroc2.1.
TCTACagtctacataatatttaccacAATAACGAGACTTCAACCTGATGACCTAGAAAAATAGCTACAATCTGGtattttcttacaaaaatttaCGAAATCGCACTACGCTTACAACTTAGgatacattttcattttcaccCTCCCTTTTTCCCTACTTTCTTCTGAGTATGAACTCAAACAGTTGCAAGACCGTCAGTTTTCATTTATGACAACCAGATAGCCAATGCAATTTTTGGTTCAGTGTCGATTGTCAAACAAAATACTGCAATGCAAATAATTTAACCTGTTGCTTATGATAGTATGGATAGATAAATCAATACTCCACACTGTAACACGGATTTACGATTTTATCTAGGTCATGTTCACTTGAGCCAAAACAAAGGGAGTGAAGTGTATTTAGACCTAGCATGTTCTACAGTTGTACGGTATACATAAGTCACATTGATTACAATGTATTTGGAATGGACAAATTGTTAGTCGAGTAATGAACATCAGTTCAATAGTTCTCGGCCATGACTTATTCCGTACTCTACATTCCGAAATAAAACGTTCGTAATGTTGTAACGAATAACATCTTAGAAATTATACTAATGTAGGTATGCATGtaaaatttgcatttttttaataattctgaaTGTTTCTGAATTATATGGATGAAGATGGAAAATTAAGACTAACGAATATGAACTGAATTCATACATAGGATTCAAGTTAATCCTAGTCTATTCTATCTAGGGTATTAAGTATCACaactaaaaatgaaacaaaatagtTAGTTGAATGACTTTATTAATAGCTTGCATAAATAATCagtttaaattatgtcattgTGTCGATATCACAGTCCCAGCTTTACCTATGAGGTACGTTGCACTTACAAGCGAAATTCAGTAGTAATTGCCGCCACCGTGCCTGAAACAtaagtgttttaaatttaaaattgttgcACTATGTAAGATGCAATCCGAGCGTTTCACACAATGCTTTGAATATAGAAAGGGCTGGCATTTGCAAAGGTCACGAGCTAATCCTATATGAATCACTTTCTGACGTTCCGCTCGGACACACGAACACGTTtacaataaatgaaatatttagaatACCTCGAATAACGTATATTTATCAATAGAATTACCTGTTTGTTCGTTATCCCAATTACAAGCTTAATTATCATTGCCGAGTAAACAAAcacaaatatgtaaattaaacagTTTAGTTATGAAGGTTTAAGAAATTGTGCGAAAAGCTGTTCTAAATAAAGACGTTCGAAATTGTACATTTGTTTTTTGctggaaaatatattatacgcAACAGTTAGTATTCATcaatagaaatttatttagttacctaatagaattcaattaaatataacttaattataaGCTATCcgaaaatataggtacaaatTTTCCAAAAATTCTAATGTTAGATgataggtaataaattttgataattattatgttagttacAACCCTTGACATAATCTTCACAATCAATACTATTATACCAATAAGCGATATCAATACATTGCTACAGAAACGGATAGGGAAAATATTCACGAGGATTTAaacgtttaattttattacagcgACACGACTGAGATGCTCCTATAAAATAACTCAAGCAAAGTTCATCTGTCACATTTAGTTGAGACTTGAGAACGGTATGAATTAATCGTAGCCGCATTCGTTTGTAGCATTTCGTAAtccttatttatattagtgAATGATCAGTAATTAATAGTTGAAGCGCTCTCATTTACAAGAGGATTTAACAGTGACGcaaatatcataaattttgaattatcaACATGTTAACGTAGAACATCCTTAATTAAATGGATTAGACGcaaatgttttcttaattattgggTCAATATTCATAGAAATATtctatagtattatattgtCTGTGTTTATACTATGCCAATCGATTCTGTAAAATacgattaatatttgtaaaattagcTTTTGCCTAACCTTAAGCCATTCAGCCTAACCTTAATAGTCGCgacaatatattcattattcaaaaaataaaaataaaagtctaAATTAGcaatatttttgaacataatGTTTCATGCAAAATATAGCTTGTggatatttgatattattatgcaCCAGGCGTTTATAATTTGACAGAATGTTTTTAATCATTAAGCAAACAGGAACATGGTAACAGGAGTAACAAATAAGTGAGAAATCCACCCGTTGTATTTTTCAGTTTTCCTAGCGGACATAAAtccaacaaacaaaaaatcattcATAGATATCCGTTCCGACACTCTCAATTCATCGGCATAACAAATACGACTgatcatttataaattaaaaaacacttACGATGGATTTTGCCTATTGAATTCCAGAGAGCGCTGAATGGCTGCAGGAATTGGTGGGGGAGTAGGGAGGTGAGATCCCACGGGATGGAAACCATTTTCATCAGCGGTGTACTGCAGTGAGATCTGTTGGCCATCTGGGGCCGTGTAGGAGAAGCCGCCCTCAGCAGTCACAGCGGGGCCTTCGGGGCCCGGGGCGCGCGGGGCCCCGCTCTCGTGAGCAGATATACCCGTTGGTGTATCATAACTGAAATCGTGACTGCTATTAGCCCAGAACGGAATGCAATTCGTTGTTTGACGCCGCTCGATAAGGTTAAATGCTTTGACTCTTTCGATATTTACATCCgtcaaaaatgtatgaatatttttacaagtttattttatttggaagagtattaatattcataagttAATTCagctaatatttattataatagggTCATATTACCGATAACGGGTATTGCAATTTAATCATGCCAATTaattaagtaagtaaataTTCAGTAGGTATgcaatgaataatttataactattgaaaatatttcattaattaattattattattaataaattcgcaAATAC
It includes:
- the LOC123695490 gene encoding pupal cuticle protein 20-like; protein product: MTKLVCLIMVVATTSAARLDHLLPGYSYNSGSGGNNAAPFRFENVNNGDGSYRFSYDTPTGISAHESGAPRAPGPEGPAVTAEGGFSYTAPDGQQISLQYTADENGFHPVGSHLPTPPPIPAAIQRSLEFNRQNPSHGGGNYY